Below is a genomic region from Prolixibacteraceae bacterium.
AAAGTTCTGATGAAAAAGAATCGTGATGAGGTCGAGCAGATGACCCATAGCGTCTCTCATGAATGTAAAATACTCAACAATGAATTTGTGATTGAGAACTCTTACTATCAAAACCTTAAAGACAAGGAGAGAGAACTAACTGCTATCGTATCACAGCAGAAGAGTATTGCGACCAAACTACAGAAAGAGGTTGTATCTGAGGGGGCCAACAAAGGGTATAACAATAAGACACTACAAAAAGAGTTTGAAAAACATAAAGGTAAGCTAATATGGCCTGTAGATGGCGTGGTTATTGACCATTTTGGGGTACATAGCCATACCATAATGAAGAAGTTGAAGGTAAATAACAAGTGGATTACGATCTCTACGCTACCTAAGACAAAGGTAAAAGCAGTATATGATGGAGTTGTGACTGCCGTGATGGCAATCAAACATGGTAACTTATCAGTATTTGTACGACATGGAAGTTATATCACTGTCTACTCCAATTTAAAAACAGTTTACGTCAAGAAGAACCAAACAATAAAGCTTGGGAAGACGTTAGGTGATGTGTATACAGATAGCCACAACGGAACGAATACGCTATTAAAGTTTCAGATATGGAAGATGACGGAGTGTCTGAATCCAGAAGATTGGTTATCCGATCAGATATAGTATCATAAGCAATTAAAAAAGCGATTAAAAGGTGGACTTATAATCGCTTTTTCAATCTTATGCCTTATGTACCTCTTTTTCCTCATCGAATATCTTTCGATAAAAAAGAAGTAAGATAGCAATCCCCACAGAGATAGCCGAATCAGCAATATTAAATACTGGGCTAAAGAATAAGAAGTGATTACCTCCAACCTTTGGAAACCAAGCAGGGAAGTTCCCTTCCACTAATGGAAAATATAACATATCGACCACTTTACCATAGAAGAACGTTTCATACCCTCCTCCGTCTGGAAATAGTGTGGCTATCTGCCCAAAGCTATGATCAAATATAACACCGTAGAAAGCACAATCAATGATATTCCCGATAGCTCCTGCAAGTATCAAAGATATACTTACTACTGCTCCTGTTGGAATTCCTTTTTTGATTAATTTATTTAAATAGACGATAATCGCCGCCGATGCAAATATTCTAAATATGGTAAGGAATGGTTTACCGTATTTTCCAGCAAACTCAAACCCGAAGGCCATACCATTATTCTCTACAAAATGTATTCGGAACCAATCACCAAACACATCGAACTCATCTCCCAACATCATATGTGTTTTGATCCAAAACTTTGATGCTTGGTCGATCACAAGAAGCAATAGTACAACCACAATTGCTATGTTACGCTTTGACATACAAATCTAATATTAAAAAAAAATCCGAGGAGTATTACCTCTCCTCGGATTGTCAATTTTTATTATGAAAGAATTACTTTCTGTTATTTTTCGCATCAATACTTAAAGTTGCATGAGGCACAGCTAACAAACGCTCTTTAGCAATTAACTTACCTGTTTCACGACAAACACCATAGGTTTTGTTCTCAATACGTATAAGTGCTGCCTCTAAGTGCTGAATAAATTTCTGCTGTCTCTGAGCTAACTTTCCAGCCTCCTCTTTTGATAAAGTTGCTGCCCCTTCTTCTAACACTTTGAATGTAGGAGAAGTGTCCTGTGTGTCGTTACCGTCTCTTTGGGTAATGGCATCCTTGTACAACTCATAATCATTTCTTGCCTTGTCGAGCTTACCTAGAATCACTGCTCTAAATATCTCCAGGTCTTCATCTGAGTATCTTACTTTTTCCACCATATAATAATAAAGGTTAAGAATAATTTTATGAGTTCCTATTAGATTTGATCCACTAATTTAATAAAATTATCTTTAAAACGACACACTACAACAAATGCAAACATCAATAATTAAACACGTTTAACATCAATTTTAGTTAGAACATCTGCTTCGATCTCTACCTCATGTCCTCTACCTTCTTCGATAGTATCCACTAAGTTAAGTTCTGTAGCAAGTGTCTGTTTTGATATATAATCTGTAAAGTTCTCTAATGCACTATTTAGATTTTCATGACGTTGAATAGTTATCACAACTTTGTCTGTTACATCAAAATCACTCTCTTTTCTGATATTCTGAATACGGTTAATGAACTCGCGAGCAATACCCTCTTCTCTCAACTCTTCCGTAACTGTAATATCTAAAGCAACCGTCAATGCCCCTTCGTTTGCAACCAACCATCCTGGAATATCTTCCGACATGATTTCAACATCTTCAAGAGTCAAATCTACTTGTTGCTCCTGAACTAACAACTGAAGGCTACCTTTTGTTTCGAAGAGATTGATATCATCTTGAGATAATCCATTAACAGCACCAGCTATCCCCTTCATAATCTTACCATATTTAGGACCTAAAGTCTTAAAGTTTGGCTTAATCTTCTTCTTGATAACACCTGAGTTAGCTGTAATGTATTCAACTTCTTTTATATTAACCTCTGTCAAGATAATATCTTTCACCGCTTCAAACTGCGCTTCAAAATTATTATCTAGAATAGGAACCATAATCTTTTGAAGAGGTTGTCTTACTTTCAACTTCTCCTTACGACGAAGGCTTAGTACCATAGAACAAACTTTCTGAGCAATATTCATACGCTCTTCCAGTTGCTCATCAATAAGAGTCTCATCAGTATTAGGATACTCTGCTAAGTGCACTGAACCATCGAAATCCTTGTTCGTAATGTTATTAAGGTCTCTATACAACTGATCCATAAAGAATGGAGCAATAGGTGCAGATAACTTCGCAATTGTAGACAAACAAGTATATAGCGTTTGGTAAGCAGAGATCTTATCTTGATCGTACTCACCACCCCAGAATCTCTTTCTACAAAGACGTACGTACCAGTTCGAAAGATTCTCCGTTACAAAGTCATTTATAGCACGACCTGCTCTTGTTGGCTCATATGCTTCTAATGCTCCGTTCACCTCTTTCACCAAACTGTTCAATAGAGATAATACCCAACGATCTATCTCAGGGCGTTTCTCCATTTCAATATCAGGCTCGCTATATGTGAATCCGTCCACATTAGCATACAAAGAGAAGAAACTATATGTGTTATAAAGTGTACCGAAGAACTTACGACGCACTTCCTCTACACCGTTCACATCGAACTTCAAGTTATCCCATGGTTGAGAATTTGTGATCATATACCAACGAAGTGGATCTGATCCATATTTCTCAATAGTCTCAAATGGATCAACAGCATTACCAAGACGCTTAGACATCTTGTTTCCTTTTGCATCCAAAACCAAACCATTAGATATGATATTTTTGAAAGCAACAGAATCATTGATCATTGTAGATATCGCATGAAGCGTAAAAAACCATCCACGTGTCTGGTCAACCCCTTCTGCGATAAAGTCAGCAGGATAAACCTCACCGAAGTTCTCTTTATTTTCAAATGGATAGTGCATCTGAGCAAATGGCATTGCTCCAGAATCAAACCATACATCAATCAAATCTAGTTCACGAGTCATCTTATGACCACTCTCTGAAACAAGAAAGATATCATCTACATATGGACGGTGAAGGTCAATCTTCTCATAATTCTGTTTCGAATACTCTCCAACGATAAATTCATCGTATGGATTCTTTTCCATGAAACCAGCCTCAATAGATTTCTCTATTTCAGCCATCAACTCTTCTACCGAACCGATACATTTCTGCTCTGTGCCATCTTCTGTTCTCCAAATAGGAAGAGGAGTTCCCCAATAACGAGATCTTGAAAGATTCCAATCAACAAGATTCTCTAACCAGTTACCAAAACGTCCTGTTCCTGTAGATGCAGGTTTCCAGTTGATTGTTTTATTTAGTTCGATCAAACGATCTTTAACCGCAGTTGTTTTAATAAACCAACTATCCAATGGATAATAAAGTATCGGTTTATCAGTTCTCCAACAATGAGGATAGTTATGGACATGTTTCTCTACTCGGAAGGCTTTATTCTCCTTCTTCAACATCACCGAGATATCCACATCCAAAGAAGGATCTTTTTCTGTTAGCTCTTTATCGTATGCATTCTTCACATAACGACCAGAGAACTCTTTATAAAGATCTACATCTACATTTGAAGCAACCCACTCCGTATCAAGGTCTTCAATAGGAAATAGACGTCCTTGCTTATCCACCATTGGTTGTTGCTTGCCCTCTTTGTCTAAAAGAAGCATTGGTGCAATCCCAGCAACCTTAGCAACACGGTCATCATCTGCTCCGAAAGTAGGTGCAATATGAACAATACCTGTACCATCTTCAGTGGTCACGTAATCACCAAGTATCACACGGAAAGCATCTCCATCAGGTTTCATCCAAGGAATCAACTGCTCATATGAGATACCTGCTAAATCAGTTCCTTTATATTCAGCAACCACTTCGAATGGAATACTCTTTGCTCCTGTCTCATAGCTATCGAAATCTAGACCTTCATTCTTCTCAGGGAAGAATTTACGATAAAGATCTTTAGCCACCATAACAGACACTGGTGTTCCGGTATAAGGGTTATAAGTACGAACTTGTACATACTGAATGTTTGGACCTACAGCTAGTGCAGTATTAGAAGGTAACGTCCAAGGAGTGGTAGTCCAAGCCAAGAAAAACAGATCTTCATTACCAAAGAATTTCTCAGACTTATCATTACGAACCACTTTAAACTGGCCAACACATGTAGTATCTTTTACGTCACGATAAGTACCCGGTTGATTCAATTCATGTGAACTTAAACCAGTTCCCGCAGCAGGAGAGTATGGTTGAATTGTATAACCTTTATACAACATGTCTTTATTGAAAAGCTCTTTCAATAAGTTCCACAACGTCTCAATGTAACGGTTATCATAAGTGATATATGGATCATCCATATTCACCCAATATCCCATTTTATGTGTTAGATCTTCCCATAGATCGGTATATTTCATCACCTCTCTACGACAAGCTGCATTATATTCTTCTACGGTAATCTTCTTACCAATATCTTCTTTTGTAATACCAAGAGTTTTTTCAACACCTAATTCTACTGGCAAACCATGTGTATCCCATCCTGCTTTACGTTTCACTTGGAATCCTTTCATTGTCTTGTAACGACAGATAAGATCCTTTAATGAACGAGAGATAACGTGGTGAATACCTGGTTGACCATTAGCTGAAGGGGGACCTTCATAAAATACAAAGGTTGGTTTTCCTTCGCGTGTCGACATACTTTTATGGAAAGTATCATCTTTCTCCCAGTATTTTAATACATCTTTATTAATTTGAGAGAGATCGAAATTTTTATATTCTCGAAACTTATTACTCATGATATTATATGGTATTACCTCTATTTTTATCGTTAATCACACAAAGATATAATTTTTTTCTATCCATACACCTAGAACAATTTGACTCCTAAGTGTTTTGAATTAACAAATATCGGTTTTACCATATATAGGTTACCATTTCATAAGCTGATCTGTATGTTTTTTAAGAAAATCTCGACTATAATAGTCTTCATCTACCACCTCATCATTCCAAACAACAATATCTAAATCAATGGTTCTAGGACCATACTTTTCCGTCGTTCTATCACGAAGGAGCAGGTCCTCTACCTCTTTCAAGTAAATCTTAAAACCGTCTTGTGAAAACCATGTCTCTATTTTCATGGCTGCATTGTGGAAATTTGGTTGATCTATAATACCTAATGGTTGTGTCTCTTCAACGTGAGTGACTTCCAATAAGCGATGTTTCAATGATACTGATAAAACCGCTTCAGGGATATTTAATTCAGGTTGAATATTCGACCCGATTGATACTATAACTCTATTCATGAGAAGAATGTTTTTGGACAAGTATAGAAACTGATTCAGTAAACCTCAATGCACATGGTTTTTCGATCTCCACTTCAACAAATGAGACACGATGGTCTTCTAGAATCAAATTGGCCACATCATCGGTAAGTTTTTCCAATAACAAAAAACGTCTATTCTCTACAAAATTTATAATTTGTTTAGTTATCGTTTTATAATTGTAAATATTCGAAATATCATCCTCTGACATGGATGAATGAAATGGGACATTGATCTTGAGATGAATGAAGACATCTTGTTTTTTGTCCTGTTCACCATCATGAAAACCAATATATGTCCTTAAATGTAATTTTTTAATTCCTATTTGCATTATGTGTATAATTGTTAATCATTAAACCAAATGTTCGCCACCATCACAATATATTGTCTGGCCTGTAGCCCATTCATTATCTATAAGAAACACTAGGGCTGACAATATCGATTGTACTCCTGGCGCGATTTTTAATGGGGTCTCTAGCACCTCTTTATGGAACTTCTCTGCATTACCATGTTTGGAAGGTAAAATCATACCAGGAAGAATGGCATTCACACGAAAGCCTGGAGCCATAGCAAGTGACAACATATAGGTTGCCTCTAGAAGGGATTTTTTAGATAGTATATATGAAAGATAAGCAGATTGTTTATTTGTCACAGCTTGATCAACAATAGTAACAACCTGTCCTTTAACGGCTTGCTTCGAGAACCACTTTGTTATTAACAATGGTTGAAAAAGATGAATACTAAAGTGATCTTGCAGTGAATTAAACGAAACATTTGTCAGATCATCCGGTTCAAATATCGATGCATTATGAATTAGCAGATTCACAATAACACATTTCGAATCACAAAATTGTGATAGTTCATCCACAAAAGTAGGGCATCTTAAGTCACCTTGAAAAGAGAAGAATTGAAGATTCGAGTAGCTCTCCTCAAGTTCTTTTTTCAATGATTCCACACCATTATAATCATTGGAATAATGTAAAATAAGAGAGTAACCAATAGAGGCTAATTTCAAACTTATCTCTCTTCCAATACGTCGACTACTACCTGTTACTAAAGCAAGCTTATGCATATCAAATTGTCTTATGATTACTCCATTTTTATATAAAACAACCGATGAATTACAAAAGTTCTTACCTAATGATATATTTCATGATTTACATAACAGAAAAGCATGGTGTAAATTCTGTTATATAACAGTAATAACCTTATAAATAAACAGTTATTTCTCCTTTTTGAGGCTTTTTTTCTCCAACCTTTTGTTATACTTTTACATTCAATCTAATTGA
It encodes:
- a CDS encoding peptidoglycan DD-metalloendopeptidase family protein; amino-acid sequence: MRKQQRKILRELKTTQKLLNQAQKNADISLSQLKLIKNSIRQRQNLITKYEDQIKIYNSCIEDYSYVITSLDNDLTQAKESYSKFLNKMNLEGSPDQKLITLFTSKDIKDFYMKEGEAAQYQKIQTRKIMFISSLAETISRSKVLMKKNRDEVEQMTHSVSHECKILNNEFVIENSYYQNLKDKERELTAIVSQQKSIATKLQKEVVSEGANKGYNNKTLQKEFEKHKGKLIWPVDGVVIDHFGVHSHTIMKKLKVNNKWITISTLPKTKVKAVYDGVVTAVMAIKHGNLSVFVRHGSYITVYSNLKTVYVKKNQTIKLGKTLGDVYTDSHNGTNTLLKFQIWKMTECLNPEDWLSDQI
- a CDS encoding lipoprotein signal peptidase → MSKRNIAIVVVLLLLVIDQASKFWIKTHMMLGDEFDVFGDWFRIHFVENNGMAFGFEFAGKYGKPFLTIFRIFASAAIIVYLNKLIKKGIPTGAVVSISLILAGAIGNIIDCAFYGVIFDHSFGQIATLFPDGGGYETFFYGKVVDMLYFPLVEGNFPAWFPKVGGNHFLFFSPVFNIADSAISVGIAILLLFYRKIFDEEKEVHKA
- a CDS encoding TraR/DksA C4-type zinc finger protein, whose protein sequence is MVEKVRYSDEDLEIFRAVILGKLDKARNDYELYKDAITQRDGNDTQDTSPTFKVLEEGAATLSKEEAGKLAQRQQKFIQHLEAALIRIENKTYGVCRETGKLIAKERLLAVPHATLSIDAKNNRK
- the ileS gene encoding isoleucine--tRNA ligase, whose translation is MSNKFREYKNFDLSQINKDVLKYWEKDDTFHKSMSTREGKPTFVFYEGPPSANGQPGIHHVISRSLKDLICRYKTMKGFQVKRKAGWDTHGLPVELGVEKTLGITKEDIGKKITVEEYNAACRREVMKYTDLWEDLTHKMGYWVNMDDPYITYDNRYIETLWNLLKELFNKDMLYKGYTIQPYSPAAGTGLSSHELNQPGTYRDVKDTTCVGQFKVVRNDKSEKFFGNEDLFFLAWTTTPWTLPSNTALAVGPNIQYVQVRTYNPYTGTPVSVMVAKDLYRKFFPEKNEGLDFDSYETGAKSIPFEVVAEYKGTDLAGISYEQLIPWMKPDGDAFRVILGDYVTTEDGTGIVHIAPTFGADDDRVAKVAGIAPMLLLDKEGKQQPMVDKQGRLFPIEDLDTEWVASNVDVDLYKEFSGRYVKNAYDKELTEKDPSLDVDISVMLKKENKAFRVEKHVHNYPHCWRTDKPILYYPLDSWFIKTTAVKDRLIELNKTINWKPASTGTGRFGNWLENLVDWNLSRSRYWGTPLPIWRTEDGTEQKCIGSVEELMAEIEKSIEAGFMEKNPYDEFIVGEYSKQNYEKIDLHRPYVDDIFLVSESGHKMTRELDLIDVWFDSGAMPFAQMHYPFENKENFGEVYPADFIAEGVDQTRGWFFTLHAISTMINDSVAFKNIISNGLVLDAKGNKMSKRLGNAVDPFETIEKYGSDPLRWYMITNSQPWDNLKFDVNGVEEVRRKFFGTLYNTYSFFSLYANVDGFTYSEPDIEMEKRPEIDRWVLSLLNSLVKEVNGALEAYEPTRAGRAINDFVTENLSNWYVRLCRKRFWGGEYDQDKISAYQTLYTCLSTIAKLSAPIAPFFMDQLYRDLNNITNKDFDGSVHLAEYPNTDETLIDEQLEERMNIAQKVCSMVLSLRRKEKLKVRQPLQKIMVPILDNNFEAQFEAVKDIILTEVNIKEVEYITANSGVIKKKIKPNFKTLGPKYGKIMKGIAGAVNGLSQDDINLFETKGSLQLLVQEQQVDLTLEDVEIMSEDIPGWLVANEGALTVALDITVTEELREEGIAREFINRIQNIRKESDFDVTDKVVITIQRHENLNSALENFTDYISKQTLATELNLVDTIEEGRGHEVEIEADVLTKIDVKRV
- the folK gene encoding 2-amino-4-hydroxy-6-hydroxymethyldihydropteridine diphosphokinase, yielding MNRVIVSIGSNIQPELNIPEAVLSVSLKHRLLEVTHVEETQPLGIIDQPNFHNAAMKIETWFSQDGFKIYLKEVEDLLLRDRTTEKYGPRTIDLDIVVWNDEVVDEDYYSRDFLKKHTDQLMKW
- a CDS encoding FolB domain-containing protein, giving the protein MQIGIKKLHLRTYIGFHDGEQDKKQDVFIHLKINVPFHSSMSEDDISNIYNYKTITKQIINFVENRRFLLLEKLTDDVANLILEDHRVSFVEVEIEKPCALRFTESVSILVQKHSSHE
- a CDS encoding SDR family NAD(P)-dependent oxidoreductase; translated protein: MHKLALVTGSSRRIGREISLKLASIGYSLILHYSNDYNGVESLKKELEESYSNLQFFSFQGDLRCPTFVDELSQFCDSKCVIVNLLIHNASIFEPDDLTNVSFNSLQDHFSIHLFQPLLITKWFSKQAVKGQVVTIVDQAVTNKQSAYLSYILSKKSLLEATYMLSLAMAPGFRVNAILPGMILPSKHGNAEKFHKEVLETPLKIAPGVQSILSALVFLIDNEWATGQTIYCDGGEHLV